One Acropora palmata chromosome 2, jaAcrPala1.3, whole genome shotgun sequence genomic window carries:
- the LOC141874372 gene encoding substance-K receptor-like — protein MPNNSSSSNVAITQPSQSAGGTCLSRPFTETEKWLQVSSFLLIVVVSIFGNTIVIYIIKKNRRLHSSTNYFILNLCAANLMIMVLNTSPDILGRIAPHLGFVVGGLAGTILCKLQGFLALCTVNAAILTLAVIAADRFIAIFFPMRRAISSRTAIWLIAASWVAPALPSSLFLYVYRLFDFDGTLYCLEQWSPAIPLYINTIYSTVDIILFYALPLVEIIIFYGAIIYKIWMRKIPGQATSVNQQLELKAKKSVLKVLITAVLTFALFWLPTKILTVIALIGDVPCIMRSPLIRFVNLFLACMNCAINPLIYLIFSRDYRNGFKASFHCCRRLGCDFSHTHAANP, from the exons AATGTTGCTATTACGCAACCTTCCCAGAGCGCCGGTGGTACCTGTCTTTCTCGTCCTTTcacagaaactgaaaaatggcTGCAAGTGTCTTCTTTCCTGCTCATCGTTGTGGTGTCGATTTTTGGTAATACGATAGTGATTTACATTATAAAGAAAAACCGACGGCTGCACAGCTCTACCAACTACTTTATCCTCAATTTATGCGCTGCTAACCTCATGATAATGGTGCTCAACACGTCGCCTGATATCTTGGGAAGAATAGCTCCTCATCTCGGGTTTGTGGTCGGCG GTTTGGCAGGAACGATCCTTTGCAAGCTTCAAGGATTTTTAGCCCTCTGTACTGTCAATGCCGCCATTTTGACTCTTGCGGTCATCGCAGCCGACCGGTTCATCGCTATATTTTTTCCCATGAGAAGAGCAATCAGTTCTCGTACAGCCATTTGGTTAATTGCGGCATCATGGGTCGCTCCCGCATTGCCAAGTTCTCTCTTTCTCTATGTCTATAgattatttgattttgacggAACGTTGTACTGTTTGGAACAATGGTCGCCAGCCATTCCGCTTTACATAAACACTATATATTCAACAGTTGATATCATCCTGTTTTACGCTCTACCCTTGGTAGAAATCATCATTTTTTACGGTGCTATCATTTACAAAATATGGATGCGTAAAATTCCTGGTCAGGCGACATCTGTTAACCAGCAACTGGAGCTCAAAGCCAAAAAAAGTGTTCTGAAGGTGCTGATCACAGCAGTTCTTACCTTCGCCTTGTTCTGGCTCCCCACAAAAATACTGACAGTGATTGCACTCATCGGAGATGTGCCTTGTATAATGCGATCACCTCTGATCCGTTTTGTAAATTTGTTTCTCGCTTGTATGAACTGCGCCATTAATCCGCTTATTTACTTGATCTTCAGTCGCGATTACAGAAACGGCTTCAAAGCGTCTTTCCACTGCTGTCGTCGTTTGGGTTGCGATTTCTCGCACACACACGCAGCCAATCCATGA